The Salvelinus alpinus chromosome 21, SLU_Salpinus.1, whole genome shotgun sequence genome has a segment encoding these proteins:
- the LOC139548460 gene encoding forkhead box protein N1-like: MSTDSPSSTFTPSANRFLTTTPAPQTSSLRPSEPPGFSFQQMAHSQCEESSSVSFTTAQRERESATYRQRNAAAESCRRHSVDGAMVGQSQRSNLVSGSADRFHPYRHQFSDDGVGTGCLAPGAPGSRTFVCLREVEAPDSFVATRTSTSEEQTSWDPYNGSFQASRLMQGSQCSYTEPPDAPEEPSCFLSQGHASYSPLAPLPQFCCNNVCVRMCVCSCVCSLQFSPGVYSTSGQSKSSQYSLQCLSTPTHQDSSMQSLFPKPIYSYSILIFMALRNSKTGSLPVSEIYRFMTEHFPYFKTAPDGWKNSVRHNLSLNKCFEKVENKIGNSSRKGCLWALNPAKIEKMQEELHKWRRKDPLTVRKSMARPEDLDRLLGERPEKLKSLPSYHNQIPTPSSFTSHPPEPCHPLRLPLYPHVPPPSLTVQQHPHYLPPTPPFSFYSPCRQQPPSGIPPNVGTLGSPLAGQTPPTCSATIQAEYDVGPRSIQELQLDEDASNDIDTLNPSLTDLQLHGYLWDELREDSLAPDSLVVISPSLSPSSSQPTHLLLGSSLRSTGPVNQTSEWISDGLGKEDEEEMGGGCGGPSDLHINGQYHTAYPGVESLAGYLTSMGNTPIPLL, translated from the exons ATGTCTACAGACTCTCCCAGCTCCACATTTACACCCAGTGCCAACAGGTTCCTGACAACGACACCAGCCCCTCAGACCTCCTCCCTACGCCCCTCTGAGCCTCCAGGGTTCTCCTTCCAGCAGATGGCGCACTCACAG TGTGAGGAGAGCAGTTCTGTGTCATTTACCACTGcccagcgcgagagagagagtgccACCTACAGACAGAGAAATGCCGCTGCAGAGAGCTGCAGGAGGCACAGCGTTGATGGAGCCATGGTGGGACAGAGTCAAAGGTCAAACTTAGTGTCAGGATCGGCTGACCGCTTCCACCCCTACCGACATCAGTTCAGCGATGATGGGGTTGGCACCGGTTGCCTGGCCCCTGGTGCCCCTGGGTCTCGTACCTTCGTCTGTCTCAGAGAGGTAGAGGCTCCAGATAGCTTCGTTGCCACACGCACATCTACCAGTGAGGAACAGACATCCTGGGATCCATACAACGGGAGTTTCCAGGCTTCCAGACTGATG CAGGGCTCCCAGTGCTCTTACACAGAACCACCGGATGCACCCGAAGAACCTTCCTGCTTCCTGTCCCAAGGCCACGCCTCCTACAGCCCCCTAGCCCCGCTTCCGCAG TTTTGCTGTAACaatgtgtgtgtacgtatgtgcgtgtgttcgtgtgtgtgttctctccagTTCTCACCAGGTGTGTATTCTACCAGTGGACAATCCAAAAGTTCTCAGTATTCTCTCCAGTGCCTCTCCACTCCAACCCATCAGGACAGTAGCATGCAGTCCCTCTTCCCCAAGCCCATCTACTCATACAG CATCCTGATCTTCATGGCTCTGAGGAACAGTAAGACAGGGAGTCTCCCGGTTAGTGAGATCTACAGGTTCATGACTGAACACTTCCCCTACTTcaag ACAGCTCCAGATGGATGGAAGAACTCGGTCCGCCACAACCTGTCTCTGAATAAGTGCTTTGAGAAGGTGGAGAATAAGATTGGCAACTCTTCCCGTAAGGGCTGCCTGTGGGCCCTCAACCCAGCCAAGATAGAGAAGATGCAGGAAGAGCTACACAAGTGGCGCCGTAAAGACCCCCTCACTGTCCGCAAGAGCATGGCCAGGCCAG AGGACCTGGATCGCCTGTTGGGGGAAAGACCAGAGAAGCTGAAATCTTTACCTTCTTACCACAACCAAATCCCTACCCCTTCCTCCTTCACATCCCATCCTCCAGAGCCCTGTCACCCTCTTCGACTTCCCCTCTACCCCcacgtcccccctccctccctgacagtCCAACAGCACCCCCATTAcctgccccccaccccccccttctCCTTCTACTCCCCCTGCAGACAGCAGCCTCCATCGGGAATCCCCCCCAATGTGGGTACCCTGGGTTCCCCTCTGGCGGGGCAGACACCCCCCACCTGTAGCGCCACCATACAGGCAGAGTATGATGTTGGGCCCAGGAGCATACAGGAGCTACAGCTAGATGAAGATGCTAGTAACGATATCGACACGCTCAACCCCAGCTTGACTGACCTGCAGCTCCACG GTTACTTGTGGGACGAGCTGAGAGAGGACAGCCTGGCTCCTGATTCGCTGGTGGTAATCAGcccctccctgtccccatccTCTTCCCAGCCAACACACCTCCTCCTGGGGTCCAGTCTGAGGAGCACCGGTCCTGTCAACCAGACATCAGAGTGGATCTCCGACGGGCTGGggaaggaagatgaggaggagatgggaggaggatgTGGAGGTCCATCAGACCTACATATTAATGGACAGTACCACACAGCCTACCCAGGTGTGGAGAGCTTGGCTGGTTACCTCACTTCTATGGGGAACACCCCCATACCTTTGCTTTGA
- the LOC139548461 gene encoding protein unc-119 homolog A-like yields the protein MIDFTRFKIRDMETGTVLFEITKPPAPAGEKKDMDPNGGRFVRYQFTPAFLQLRQVGATVEFTVGDMPINNFRMIERHYFREQLLKSFDFEFGFCMPSSKNTCEHIYEFPPLSEDIMREMILHPYKTQSDSFYFVDNKLVMHNKADYSYSGSP from the exons ATGATCGACTTCACACGGTTCAAGATCCGAGACATGGAGACAGGAACGGTTCTGTTTGAGATCACCAAGCCCCCTGCACCAG CGGGCGAAAAGAAGGACATGGACCCCAACGGAGGCCGCTTCGTCCGTTACCAGTTCACCCCCGCCTTCCTGCAGCTGCGCCAGGTCGGAGCCAC TGTGGAGTTCACAGTGGGAGACATGCCCATCAACAACTTCAGGATGATTGAGAGGCACTACTTCAGAGAGCAGCTCCTCAAGAGCTTTGATTTTGAGTTTGGTTTCTGTATGCCCAGCAGCAAGAACACCTGTGAACACATCTATGAGTTCCCCCCTCTGTCAGAGGACATCA TGCGTGAGATGATCCTGCACCCATACAAAACGCAGTCCGACAGCTTCTACTTTGTGGACAACAAGCTGGTGATGCACAACAAGGCAGACTACTCCTACAGTGGGAGTCCATAG